A window of Pirellula sp. SH-Sr6A contains these coding sequences:
- a CDS encoding DUF4956 domain-containing protein, which produces MNEWIHGLFESNEGEMASGLSLAIRFICSTLLGWTVAEVYRLTKHRSQNHYDRSMYVTLVLLTVLICMVTTVVGNSVARAFSLAGALAIVRFRTVVEDTRDTAFVIFAVVVGMAIGCSQWNVPLIGIPIVSLAAVGLHMPWWAKPGMRGRGGRTSERYRIRLRLGLGIELRGVIQDAIDQAVTSQRIVEITTIKQGAAIEILYDVEWSDLVDPLDWVNRINRLQGVQSVALERPDAVDSTS; this is translated from the coding sequence AATCGAATGAAGGGGAAATGGCCAGCGGTCTATCTCTGGCGATTCGATTTATCTGTTCCACCCTATTGGGGTGGACCGTTGCTGAAGTTTATCGCCTCACCAAGCATCGATCTCAGAATCACTACGATCGATCGATGTACGTAACACTCGTTCTGCTCACGGTGTTGATCTGTATGGTGACAACGGTGGTGGGAAATTCGGTGGCGCGCGCCTTTTCACTCGCGGGAGCGCTCGCAATCGTTCGATTCCGCACCGTTGTTGAGGACACTCGAGACACTGCCTTCGTGATCTTTGCTGTTGTCGTAGGCATGGCGATTGGATGTTCCCAATGGAACGTTCCCTTGATCGGCATTCCGATCGTCAGTCTCGCAGCCGTGGGGTTGCACATGCCATGGTGGGCGAAACCTGGCATGCGAGGGCGAGGGGGTCGGACATCGGAACGTTATAGGATTCGATTGAGATTGGGATTGGGAATCGAACTGCGTGGAGTTATCCAGGACGCGATCGATCAGGCGGTCACTTCTCAGCGAATCGTTGAGATTACGACCATCAAACAAGGAGCTGCGATCGAAATCCTGTACGACGTCGAGTGGAGCGATCTCGTCGACCCACTCGATTGGGTCAATCGGATCAACCGGCTCCAAGGTGTTCAGTCCGTAGCCCTGGAGAGACCCGACGCCGTCGACTCAACGAGCTGA
- a CDS encoding CotH kinase family protein: MKFYLRWVIGTIACTGAAASFFAYPQLPTFGQPPGMGRNMPGPPGRGLDDSWLAMLEMEEVRKEIKLEDSKKQQLEAIQSDHRQAIEKAMGEVDFAALPELEPNQRDEALGKLREQTERIQRESDEKLREILSVPQRERLTQLQVRRKGIRAWAEKELHDQLQLTGPQRESLRELLEPLGIPFQDSRRENEGPGWFGGLFGGPPRRPGGFGPPGFGPPEFGPGGFGPGGPEGNLQSETEAKILALLDEKQKRDWNKIAGETFSFPAPPFRMGGGPMSESRPLVAQFDKNGNERLERAERDEARAFLKKQPNRGGPGGPRGPGGRGGPGGPGGPGFGPPGRRGTEPSSPGPRISLEDVKVYPAEPLYTDKVIRTLFLTFEGNDWEEELADFNNTDVDVPADLVVDGNRYPQVGVHFRGMSSFGMVPAGSKRSLNLSLDFADQDQRLYGRKTLNLLNAHEDPSFLRTILYLEAAQKYALAPVANFVHVVINGESWGLYVNAEQFNKEFIEARFSDAKGARWKVPGSPGGRGGLEYFGDELDAYKRTYQIKSKDRKEDWDALVELCKTLNTTPVEDLPAKIEPILNVEGVLHFLALDIGLVNNDGYWTRASDYSLYRDSQGVFHVAIHDANETLKPAMGPGMGGPGMGGPGMGGPGMGGPGRPNRRGGDREPGPRGGAMRSPVELDPLTGLDDSSKPLRSKLLAVPKYRARYLEILAKINEEILGGDFLQSRIEHYVPMIDPYVQQDTRKLESYEAFRKAVATESSGRIDGRDMSILDFAKARYEYLKKALAAPTAAR, from the coding sequence ATGAAGTTCTATTTACGCTGGGTGATCGGAACGATTGCGTGCACCGGAGCCGCAGCCAGCTTCTTCGCATATCCACAGCTCCCAACCTTTGGCCAGCCACCGGGCATGGGAAGGAATATGCCGGGCCCTCCGGGTCGAGGATTGGATGATTCCTGGCTCGCAATGCTGGAGATGGAGGAAGTCCGCAAAGAGATCAAGCTGGAAGATTCTAAAAAGCAGCAGCTGGAGGCGATCCAAAGCGATCATCGGCAAGCGATCGAGAAGGCAATGGGTGAAGTTGATTTTGCCGCGTTGCCAGAGTTGGAACCAAATCAACGCGACGAAGCATTGGGGAAATTGCGTGAACAAACCGAAAGGATCCAACGGGAATCCGATGAAAAACTAAGAGAGATTCTCAGCGTTCCGCAAAGGGAAAGACTGACCCAATTGCAAGTGCGACGAAAGGGAATTCGTGCTTGGGCGGAAAAGGAGCTTCACGATCAGCTGCAGCTCACGGGGCCCCAGCGCGAGAGCCTTCGAGAACTGCTGGAACCTCTGGGAATTCCCTTTCAAGATTCGCGACGCGAGAACGAAGGGCCCGGTTGGTTCGGCGGTCTCTTTGGAGGGCCACCGCGGCGACCGGGTGGGTTTGGTCCCCCAGGATTCGGGCCTCCCGAGTTTGGACCAGGCGGGTTTGGGCCCGGGGGACCCGAAGGGAACCTGCAGAGCGAAACCGAAGCAAAGATCCTCGCACTTCTCGATGAAAAGCAAAAGCGTGATTGGAACAAGATCGCTGGCGAGACGTTTTCCTTTCCCGCCCCTCCCTTTCGGATGGGAGGGGGCCCCATGTCCGAATCTCGCCCCTTGGTCGCTCAGTTTGATAAGAACGGAAACGAACGGCTGGAGCGCGCCGAACGGGACGAAGCCCGCGCGTTTCTCAAGAAGCAACCCAATCGCGGAGGCCCCGGAGGACCGAGAGGTCCGGGTGGGCGCGGTGGACCCGGTGGACCTGGCGGACCTGGTTTTGGGCCTCCCGGTCGGCGTGGAACCGAGCCGTCTTCTCCCGGCCCTCGCATCTCGCTCGAGGATGTGAAGGTTTATCCGGCCGAACCGCTGTATACGGACAAAGTGATACGGACGCTATTCCTAACCTTCGAAGGGAATGACTGGGAGGAAGAGCTAGCCGATTTCAACAATACGGACGTGGATGTCCCCGCCGATCTCGTTGTGGACGGAAATCGATACCCGCAGGTAGGGGTCCATTTTCGGGGGATGTCTTCCTTTGGGATGGTCCCTGCGGGAAGCAAGCGATCGCTCAACTTGTCACTCGATTTCGCCGATCAAGACCAACGTCTTTATGGTCGCAAAACCCTTAATTTGCTCAACGCCCACGAGGATCCCAGTTTTTTACGAACCATCCTCTATCTGGAAGCAGCACAGAAGTACGCGCTGGCACCGGTCGCCAATTTCGTCCATGTCGTGATCAATGGCGAAAGTTGGGGGCTGTATGTCAATGCGGAACAGTTCAATAAGGAGTTCATCGAAGCCCGTTTCTCCGATGCGAAAGGGGCTCGATGGAAAGTGCCGGGGAGCCCTGGCGGGCGTGGGGGACTCGAATACTTTGGTGACGAACTCGACGCTTACAAACGAACCTACCAGATCAAGAGCAAAGATCGCAAAGAGGATTGGGACGCACTGGTCGAACTCTGTAAAACTCTCAACACCACACCCGTGGAGGATCTGCCTGCGAAGATTGAACCGATATTGAATGTCGAAGGGGTCCTTCATTTCCTGGCTCTCGACATCGGCCTCGTCAACAACGATGGTTACTGGACGCGCGCGAGCGACTACTCTCTCTATCGCGACAGCCAAGGAGTCTTCCATGTCGCGATTCACGATGCAAACGAAACGCTGAAGCCTGCGATGGGGCCCGGCATGGGGGGGCCCGGCATGGGCGGTCCTGGCATGGGCGGTCCTGGCATGGGCGGTCCCGGGAGACCAAATCGAAGAGGCGGGGATCGTGAACCCGGACCACGTGGGGGAGCCATGCGATCTCCCGTGGAGTTGGATCCGCTTACCGGGCTGGATGACAGCTCAAAACCTTTGCGTAGTAAACTGCTCGCTGTACCGAAGTATCGGGCTCGATACTTGGAGATCCTCGCGAAGATCAACGAAGAAATACTCGGGGGAGATTTCTTGCAATCGCGCATCGAACATTACGTGCCGATGATCGACCCGTATGTCCAGCAGGATACGCGCAAACTGGAGTCGTATGAAGCATTTCGAAAAGCCGTTGCGACCGAGTCTTCTGGTCGAATCGATGGCCGCGATATGTCGATTCTCGACTTTGCCAAAGCGCGTTACGAGTACTTGAAGAAGGCCCTCGCTGCGCCAACCGCAGCGAGGTAA
- a CDS encoding ThuA domain-containing protein, with the protein MNPSHPLVSRRSWIQQSAIVSGALLAAPSLASAAKPAPKKLLFYCRSAGFEHSVVKRNNGAPSYAERMMDEFAKKYGFEVTSTKDGRIFDKDYEAFDGFLFYTTEDLTKPGGDKEPPMTAQGKKNFLEAIAAGKGFIGSHCASDTFHSPGDRTKASAEIDPYIQMIGGEFIRHGRQQNATMRVTSKNFPGLDKAGDEFTLHEEWYSLKNFNPDMHVILVQETKGMQDKDYDRPPYPATWARKHGKGRVFYTSMGHREDVWANPVFESIFIGGLRWALQEVDAEIPGNLAQVAPEASVLPKL; encoded by the coding sequence GTGAATCCATCTCACCCCTTGGTTTCCCGTCGTTCTTGGATCCAACAATCGGCGATCGTTTCGGGCGCTCTGCTCGCGGCCCCCAGCTTGGCCAGCGCTGCGAAGCCTGCTCCGAAGAAACTCCTTTTCTACTGCCGCAGCGCGGGCTTCGAGCACTCGGTCGTGAAACGCAATAACGGTGCCCCATCCTATGCAGAACGAATGATGGACGAGTTTGCCAAGAAGTATGGCTTCGAAGTTACCAGCACCAAGGATGGTCGCATCTTCGATAAGGACTATGAAGCATTTGATGGGTTTCTCTTCTACACCACGGAAGACCTCACCAAGCCGGGTGGGGACAAAGAACCTCCGATGACCGCACAAGGAAAAAAGAATTTCCTGGAGGCCATCGCAGCCGGCAAAGGCTTTATAGGAAGCCACTGCGCCTCGGACACGTTCCACAGTCCCGGCGATCGCACCAAGGCATCTGCTGAGATCGATCCCTACATTCAGATGATCGGAGGAGAGTTCATTCGCCACGGCCGTCAACAAAACGCAACCATGCGCGTTACCAGCAAAAACTTCCCAGGATTGGACAAGGCCGGAGACGAGTTCACATTGCACGAAGAGTGGTATTCGCTCAAGAACTTCAATCCCGATATGCACGTCATCCTCGTTCAAGAAACGAAAGGGATGCAAGACAAGGATTACGACCGACCTCCTTATCCAGCAACTTGGGCGCGCAAGCACGGCAAGGGTCGGGTCTTTTACACCTCCATGGGACACCGCGAGGACGTGTGGGCAAACCCCGTGTTCGAATCCATCTTCATCGGGGGACTGCGCTGGGCACTTCAAGAAGTAGACGCGGAGATCCCTGGCAATCTCGCCCAAGTCGCTCCGGAAGCGTCCGTGCTACCGAAGCTTTAA
- a CDS encoding efflux RND transporter permease subunit, with protein MSISSYFISRPVAANVIAILTVLFGLVAVVNLPVERYPNITPPTIQVTANYPGANSRVVSDTVASVVEQQINGVERMLYMSSTSSSNGSYSLTVTFEVGTDLDQAQVLVQNRVALAEPLLPSEVRQQGLSVKKQSTNILLVASLISPDKSFDSLFLSNYANLRLRDELSRVPGVGEVTVSGSGAYSMRIWVDPTRLEARGLTFQDLLAQLRQQNIQVAAGQIGQPPNENAPDFQLTISALGRLTDPEQFENVIIKFSEDGSLTYLRDVARVEIGAQSYDSFAQRGGIDSASVLIYQLPGANALQVADRVREAMDKLAQSFPKGMEYDIPFDTTTFVSAAIHEVYKTLAEAGILVLVVILVFLQDWRAVLIPATTVPVTIIGAFAAMPFLGFSINLLTLFGLVLAIGIVVDDAIVIVENAAHHIENGEAPKQATERAMREVTGPVIGITAVLLAVFVPTIFLGGITGELYRQFALTIAATALISAINALTLKPAQCATWLKPAKGKKFFLARWFNTSFRWVEGWYIFFLKGVLRAWPATLVAFAILIGGTVWWYAKMPTGFLPSEDQGYLITAIQLPDAASQSRTKEVIEQINAILAETEGVETWFTLGGTSLLEGSQSSNAATVFIRTLPWEERTTEELSQERIVENLMGRLGAIKEAFILVITPPAIQGLGVGGGFEMQVEDRGGVGLVELQAAVNKLVAEAQKQPELARVNSTFRAGVPQIFADIDRARVMSMQVPIGDLFSTMQAALGSAYVNDFNLYGRTYRVTVQADEEYRDNVDDIRKLKVRNTKGEMVSLGSVMNLKDSFGAQIVRRFNLYPSATITGSATPGSSSGQALQKMEQLASESFSDAIGFDWSGVSLQEKNSKGEEIYIFGLAVLLVYLILSFLYESWILPIAVVLVVPLGLLGTVAAIWWAGMDNNVYVQIGIVLIIALASKNAILIVEFARELHESGKSAWDAAIEGSRTRFRPILMTSIAFILGVLPLVFAEGAAAASRRALGTAVCGGMITSTVLAIFFTPVFYYVCQRIADRFTRKASA; from the coding sequence ATGAGCATATCCAGCTACTTCATATCGCGCCCCGTCGCCGCCAATGTCATCGCAATCTTGACGGTCCTCTTTGGACTGGTCGCGGTTGTAAATCTGCCGGTAGAACGCTATCCGAATATCACTCCTCCTACGATCCAAGTCACCGCAAATTATCCAGGAGCTAACTCGCGAGTCGTCTCGGATACCGTCGCATCGGTCGTGGAGCAGCAGATCAACGGCGTGGAGCGGATGCTCTATATGTCGTCGACTTCTTCCTCCAACGGTTCCTACTCCCTGACGGTCACCTTCGAAGTCGGGACGGATCTCGATCAAGCGCAGGTACTGGTTCAAAACCGCGTGGCCCTCGCCGAACCGCTCCTCCCCTCGGAAGTCCGGCAGCAGGGATTGAGCGTGAAGAAGCAGTCGACGAATATTCTTCTCGTCGCTTCATTGATCTCTCCCGACAAATCATTCGATAGCCTCTTCTTAAGCAACTACGCAAATCTTCGATTGCGCGATGAATTGAGTCGCGTCCCGGGGGTTGGGGAAGTGACGGTGAGCGGAAGCGGAGCGTATAGCATGAGGATCTGGGTCGATCCCACACGACTCGAAGCTCGCGGTTTGACGTTCCAAGACCTTTTAGCCCAATTGCGACAGCAGAACATCCAAGTTGCAGCGGGACAGATCGGGCAACCTCCTAACGAAAACGCACCCGATTTCCAGCTCACTATCAGCGCTCTGGGAAGACTGACCGATCCCGAGCAATTCGAAAATGTCATTATCAAATTCTCGGAGGATGGTTCGCTTACCTACCTTCGCGATGTCGCGAGAGTGGAGATCGGAGCCCAGTCCTACGATTCGTTCGCACAGCGTGGAGGCATTGATTCCGCGAGCGTTCTAATTTACCAGCTACCCGGTGCCAACGCGCTCCAGGTAGCGGATCGTGTTCGAGAAGCCATGGACAAACTCGCACAGTCGTTCCCCAAAGGAATGGAGTACGATATTCCCTTCGATACGACCACCTTTGTCTCGGCAGCGATTCATGAAGTTTATAAAACCTTAGCCGAGGCAGGCATCCTCGTCCTTGTCGTGATCCTGGTCTTCCTCCAGGATTGGCGAGCGGTATTAATCCCTGCTACCACGGTCCCCGTTACCATCATCGGCGCCTTCGCCGCGATGCCATTCTTGGGTTTCTCCATCAACCTCCTCACTCTCTTTGGGCTCGTTTTGGCCATCGGAATCGTGGTCGACGATGCGATTGTGATCGTGGAGAACGCGGCCCATCACATTGAAAACGGGGAAGCCCCCAAGCAGGCCACCGAGCGCGCGATGCGCGAGGTAACGGGTCCGGTTATCGGGATCACTGCCGTCTTGCTCGCCGTCTTTGTCCCTACCATCTTTTTGGGTGGAATCACCGGCGAATTGTATCGCCAATTCGCACTGACCATCGCCGCAACGGCTCTGATCAGCGCGATCAACGCGCTCACGCTTAAGCCCGCACAATGCGCGACATGGTTGAAACCTGCGAAAGGAAAGAAGTTCTTCCTAGCGAGATGGTTCAACACTTCCTTTCGTTGGGTCGAGGGTTGGTATATCTTCTTTTTGAAAGGTGTGTTGAGAGCTTGGCCAGCCACCCTCGTGGCGTTTGCGATCCTCATCGGCGGTACCGTATGGTGGTATGCCAAAATGCCAACTGGATTCCTCCCTTCCGAGGACCAAGGCTACTTGATTACAGCGATCCAGCTTCCGGACGCAGCCTCTCAATCTCGAACGAAAGAAGTGATCGAGCAGATCAACGCAATCCTCGCCGAGACCGAAGGGGTGGAAACGTGGTTCACGCTTGGTGGAACCTCGCTCTTGGAGGGGAGCCAATCCTCGAACGCGGCCACGGTTTTCATTCGAACCTTGCCATGGGAGGAGCGGACAACCGAAGAGCTTTCCCAAGAGCGCATTGTCGAGAATTTAATGGGCCGATTGGGTGCGATCAAAGAGGCTTTCATTCTGGTCATTACACCACCCGCAATTCAGGGGCTCGGCGTCGGTGGCGGATTCGAAATGCAGGTAGAGGATCGAGGCGGAGTCGGGTTGGTAGAACTGCAAGCAGCGGTGAACAAGCTCGTCGCCGAAGCTCAGAAACAACCGGAGCTCGCCCGCGTGAATTCTACCTTCCGCGCGGGGGTGCCTCAGATCTTCGCCGACATCGACCGAGCTCGCGTGATGTCGATGCAAGTTCCAATTGGAGATTTGTTTAGCACCATGCAGGCCGCGCTCGGTTCGGCTTACGTCAATGATTTCAATCTCTACGGTCGAACCTATCGGGTGACCGTTCAAGCTGATGAAGAATACCGTGACAATGTCGACGACATTCGTAAACTAAAAGTTCGCAATACCAAGGGAGAGATGGTCTCGCTCGGGAGCGTAATGAATCTGAAAGACTCATTCGGAGCCCAGATTGTTCGACGATTCAACCTTTATCCTTCCGCGACCATTACGGGCTCCGCAACCCCCGGAAGCAGTTCGGGCCAAGCATTGCAAAAGATGGAGCAGCTCGCGAGCGAATCATTCTCGGATGCGATCGGCTTTGATTGGAGCGGTGTTTCCCTGCAAGAAAAGAATAGCAAAGGGGAAGAGATCTATATTTTCGGTTTGGCCGTATTGCTCGTCTATCTCATCCTCTCGTTCCTGTACGAGAGCTGGATTTTACCGATCGCGGTAGTGCTCGTCGTTCCATTGGGACTGCTAGGCACGGTAGCGGCTATTTGGTGGGCGGGGATGGATAACAATGTGTACGTGCAGATTGGAATCGTGTTGATCATCGCTCTGGCGAGCAAGAACGCGATCCTGATTGTCGAATTCGCACGGGAGCTTCACGAGTCGGGCAAGTCGGCTTGGGATGCAGCCATCGAAGGATCTCGCACACGATTTCGACCGATCTTGATGACCTCCATTGCGTTTATATTAGGGGTGCTACCCCTTGTATTTGCGGAAGGAGCGGCAGCAGCCAGTCGCCGAGCGCTCGGAACGGCTGTTTGCGGTGGCATGATCACCTCCACCGTGCTCGCGATTTTCTTCACACCGGTTTTCTATTACGTCTGCCAGCGAATTGCCGATCGCTTTACCCGCAAGGCGTCGGCTTGA